One stretch of Schlesneria sp. DSM 10557 DNA includes these proteins:
- a CDS encoding amidophosphoribosyltransferase, protein MADLYHECGIAAIYHLPGETSRLAPKKDPNQVSRHMPRLLLEIQNRGQLAAGMTVYRPGHARLLDTYKDVGTVTEVFNLNQQNEATKLMDQYEGLAAIGHVRYATCGGDDRGNAQPFERHHIEKHKWFAFGFNGQLANYKELKEEILSQPNFHLARDTDTEVLMHIISQLLSGDRQPTLLEVLSHLSERLDGAWNVVFMNALGEMFAARDPLGIRPLCYAVEGSLFACASESVALANLGFKQESIRNVPPGHAVLIQNGKLEVKQFVASPSRAHCFFEWIYFANVASTLDDRSVYLTRKQLGEELARQERNNPVCPLDDGDTIVVPVPDTAKAAADSMAYTLRVPCLEGLIRNRYMGRTFIEGTNREDKARMKYTPLPEVLAGKRILLVEDTIVRSTTMKVLISQLRERGHAKEVHVRVACPPIVAPCFYGIDMSTTGQLFAPRFLEPGEDLTPEIEQEMANAIGADSLRYLSRGAIARSIELPVSSLCQACVDGRYPTEAGRKLYEEDISTNCGKGCSGTRVFDTPLVATVK, encoded by the coding sequence GTGGCCGACCTCTATCACGAGTGTGGTATTGCCGCGATCTACCATCTGCCGGGAGAGACCAGTCGACTGGCTCCGAAAAAAGATCCCAACCAAGTGTCACGGCATATGCCACGGCTGCTGCTGGAGATTCAAAACCGCGGACAACTCGCTGCGGGAATGACAGTTTACCGCCCCGGGCACGCCCGTTTGCTCGACACGTACAAGGACGTGGGAACGGTCACTGAGGTCTTCAATCTGAACCAGCAGAACGAAGCCACGAAGTTGATGGATCAGTACGAAGGACTGGCCGCCATTGGACATGTACGCTATGCCACATGTGGCGGGGACGATCGCGGCAATGCACAGCCTTTTGAGCGCCATCACATCGAAAAGCACAAATGGTTCGCATTTGGCTTCAACGGTCAACTGGCGAACTACAAGGAACTGAAGGAAGAAATCCTCTCTCAGCCGAACTTCCATCTCGCTCGTGACACCGATACCGAAGTGCTGATGCACATTATTTCCCAGCTGCTGTCGGGTGACCGTCAGCCGACGCTGCTGGAAGTCCTTTCACACCTCAGCGAGCGACTTGACGGAGCATGGAACGTCGTATTCATGAATGCTCTGGGCGAAATGTTCGCCGCGCGTGATCCTCTGGGCATCCGGCCTTTGTGCTATGCCGTCGAGGGTTCACTGTTCGCATGTGCAAGTGAAAGTGTGGCCCTGGCCAATCTTGGTTTCAAACAGGAATCGATTCGGAATGTCCCGCCCGGGCATGCCGTACTGATTCAGAATGGCAAGCTGGAAGTCAAACAGTTCGTTGCCAGTCCCAGCCGGGCACACTGCTTTTTCGAATGGATTTACTTCGCGAATGTCGCCAGTACTCTCGACGACCGCAGCGTTTATCTGACTCGAAAGCAACTGGGCGAAGAACTCGCCAGACAAGAGCGGAACAATCCGGTGTGTCCTCTGGATGATGGCGATACCATCGTCGTCCCGGTCCCGGACACCGCGAAGGCTGCTGCCGACAGCATGGCATACACGCTTCGTGTCCCGTGCCTCGAAGGCCTGATCCGAAATCGTTACATGGGAAGAACCTTCATCGAAGGAACCAACCGCGAAGACAAAGCCCGGATGAAATATACCCCCCTGCCGGAAGTCCTTGCGGGGAAGCGGATCTTGCTCGTGGAAGACACGATCGTCCGCTCGACCACCATGAAAGTTCTGATCTCGCAGTTGCGGGAACGTGGTCACGCTAAAGAAGTGCACGTACGTGTCGCTTGCCCCCCGATCGTCGCTCCCTGCTTTTACGGCATCGACATGTCGACGACCGGACAGCTTTTTGCCCCCAGGTTCCTGGAGCCCGGCGAAGACTTGACCCCCGAGATCGAGCAGGAAATGGCGAATGCCATTGGTGCAGACAGCCTGCGATATCTGTCGCGTGGTGCCATCGCCCGCAGTATCGAATTGCCCGTTTCGTCGCTCTGTCAGGCGTGCGTGGACGGACGATACCCCACCGAAGCGGGTAGAAAACTGTACGAAGAAGATATCAGTACCAACTGCGGTAAAGGGTGTTCCGGCACGCGGGTCTTTGACACGCCACTCGTCGCGACAGTGAAATGA
- a CDS encoding alpha-2-macroglobulin yields MSKLTFLLSALSFCVVSWSALAEEAGDPVNRSAVRKEFEAGNFKTAYEGARKLLLDEKSDAAKVGGDLALAVQSLQNLGRTNEVDELIEAAVKTHASNWRFLADAGRQYGDVLVHDGFLIAGKFERGSHRGGGQYVTAANRDRVRALQLFQQALSLALKDPDHKEVGRLFIDFAQQINRVAPWKLQTLTDLAVLPDYEEQSPMRWRGRGPWDESSKGAPVDDEGHPVLHQLPASWEAATTDGERWRWALMQAVEFDKTLQNQVDFSFAQFLHQQFGVQTIAWLQRGSGRSDDVDESGPFAVQSLSDDETIAKLATGVKRFKLPDEFNPIKLFQTIANREQKDSYSPAAADQLAQIYEDRRQYKKAAASWTSAIQKFGAQEHRQSRLDQIVKNWGRFENLTVAPAGRGAVVDFRFRNASEVSFEARVVKIDKLLEDVKSYLKSSPAQLDWSKFNIQDLGYRLATENQTEYLGESVATWKLDLKPKPDHFDDVVTVTTPLQKAGAYLLTGRLKDGNVSHVIVWLADTVLVRKPLDGKSMHFVVDAVTGQPIANANVEFFGWKQTPVDKNQSRWKLTTTNFSEFTDGNGLISLPSKRMPNDHQWMIVARTKEGRLAYTGFTHSWWGQKHDEEYNAKRVYAITDRPVYRPEQTVKFKFWIQTSKYDVADKAEFANREFKVLISNPQGEEVFQKVFTTDHYGGLEGEFPLPKGAMLGTYQLVVQNEFNQGGSFRVEEYKKPEYEVKIDAPTEPIALGEKITATIKATYFFGAPVTKAKVKYKVQRAAHDSHWYPIANWDWLYGRGYWWFASDYTWYPGWNRWGCVRPKGWWIGHNPAPPELITEQEVEIGEDGEVRVEIDTLAAKEIHGDEDHSYTITAEVVDESRRTIVGTGNVLVARQPFKVFTWVDRGHYRVGDDIHASFQAHTLDNKPVKGTGELTLFQISYDADQKPVETAVQSWKLDTNEQGHAQQLIAASKAGQYRLSYKLTDSKQHSIEGGYVFVVRGDGFDGREFRFNDLELITDKQEYAPGDTVNLMVTTNNPDGCIVLFIRPSNGVYLPPKVIRLKGKTTVEEIAVIQKDMPNFFLEAFTVSNGKYHQETREVVVPPEKRIINVEVQPSATEYQPGADARVRVKLKDPTGEPFVGSTVLTVYDKSVEYISGGSNVPEIKEFFWKWRRNHFPQGDNTLDRSFSNLIKTGDIPMNDLGVFGGLDAGISGDRIVFLSAGRGRAAGGQKMMAAPAGAMMRGAMPMPAAMEADFASTGSVETPDGAVEGAMQTPTIRSNFADTAFWTGSLTTDQSGMAEVSFKMPESLTGWKVKTWAMGLGTKVGQSEVEVTTRKNLLVRLQAPRFFVDKDEVVISANVHSYLKSAKSVEVALVIDGKFLSLIESNEPNGGENRTWPLKQTISLEPGGEQRVNWRVKVASEGVTEITVSALTDEESDAMKLSFPVYIHGMLKTESFSGAIRPTDSAGQVTFVVPEARRQNESRLEARFSPTLAGAMVDALPYLVEYPYGCTEQTLNRFLPTVITQRLLLKMQLNLKDIQAKRTNLNAQEIGDDVERAKGWKRFDRNPVFDEEEVRSMVKEGLERLTSMQVSDGGWGWFSGYGERSWPHTTAVVVHGLQVAKANDVAIVPGVLERGIEWLTRYQTEQVEKLKNWGKKDVPQKQHADALDAFIYMLLLEADVSNSAMDEFLFRDRVQLPVYAKALYGLALHRQQQTDKLKVVLENIEQFVVEDEENQTAYLKLPQEGWWYWYGNDIEANAYYLKLLSKTNPNDRRASRLVKYLLNNRKHATYWNSTRDTALCIEALAEYQQASGEDKPNLTVEVWLDGQKQKEVKIDASNLFTFDNKFVLEGDAVTTGKHTLELKKQGTGPLYYNVYQTNFTLEDFISRAGLEVKVDRKFYKLTRVEKKVDQQGARGQAVKQQVEKFERTELPSLSELKSGDLVEVELEIESKNDYEYLLFEDLKAAGFEPVEVRSGYNGNSMGAFVEFRDERVTFFVRQLMRGNHSLSYRLRAETPGQFSALPAKASAMYAPELKGNSDEMKVKIID; encoded by the coding sequence ATGTCAAAGTTGACGTTCCTGCTCAGTGCGCTCTCTTTCTGCGTTGTCTCATGGTCGGCGCTGGCCGAGGAAGCGGGGGATCCTGTGAATCGCAGTGCGGTACGGAAAGAGTTTGAGGCCGGAAACTTCAAAACAGCCTATGAAGGCGCCCGCAAGTTGTTGCTCGATGAGAAGTCGGACGCCGCGAAGGTCGGCGGGGACCTGGCCCTCGCGGTGCAGTCTCTTCAGAACCTGGGCCGGACGAATGAAGTCGATGAACTGATTGAGGCTGCCGTCAAGACGCATGCCTCCAATTGGCGGTTTCTGGCAGATGCGGGTCGACAGTACGGCGATGTCCTCGTTCATGACGGTTTCCTGATCGCCGGCAAGTTCGAGCGGGGATCCCACCGCGGCGGTGGTCAATACGTGACGGCGGCCAATCGTGACCGAGTTCGGGCTCTTCAGCTTTTCCAGCAGGCCCTGTCATTGGCGCTCAAAGATCCCGACCATAAGGAGGTGGGAAGGCTCTTCATCGACTTTGCTCAGCAGATCAACCGCGTCGCACCATGGAAGTTGCAGACGCTTACCGATCTTGCGGTATTGCCCGATTATGAAGAACAAAGTCCGATGCGCTGGCGAGGGAGGGGGCCATGGGATGAGAGTTCCAAAGGTGCCCCGGTTGATGATGAAGGTCATCCCGTTCTCCATCAGCTTCCCGCGTCATGGGAGGCTGCAACGACCGACGGAGAACGCTGGCGCTGGGCGCTGATGCAGGCAGTCGAATTTGATAAGACGCTGCAAAACCAGGTCGACTTTTCCTTCGCTCAGTTTCTGCATCAACAGTTCGGCGTCCAGACAATCGCCTGGTTGCAGCGGGGTTCGGGACGAAGTGACGACGTCGATGAAAGCGGTCCCTTCGCAGTACAGTCACTCAGCGACGACGAGACGATTGCGAAGCTGGCGACGGGCGTGAAACGCTTCAAGCTGCCCGATGAATTCAACCCCATCAAGCTCTTTCAAACGATTGCGAATCGCGAGCAGAAAGACAGCTACTCGCCTGCTGCGGCCGATCAATTGGCACAAATTTACGAAGATCGTCGACAGTACAAGAAAGCGGCTGCCTCCTGGACGTCGGCGATTCAGAAATTCGGTGCGCAAGAACATCGTCAGTCCCGACTGGATCAGATCGTGAAGAACTGGGGGCGGTTCGAGAATCTGACGGTGGCACCTGCCGGGCGCGGAGCCGTAGTCGATTTCCGTTTCCGCAACGCCAGCGAGGTCTCATTTGAAGCTCGTGTCGTGAAGATTGATAAGCTGCTCGAAGACGTGAAGAGCTACCTGAAATCGTCTCCCGCTCAGCTCGACTGGAGTAAATTCAATATCCAGGATCTTGGCTATCGCCTGGCGACTGAGAACCAGACAGAGTACCTGGGCGAATCCGTTGCCACCTGGAAGCTGGATCTCAAGCCAAAGCCGGATCACTTCGATGATGTTGTTACAGTGACGACCCCGCTCCAGAAGGCGGGAGCCTATCTTCTGACGGGACGTTTGAAGGACGGCAATGTCAGCCATGTCATCGTCTGGCTTGCGGACACGGTCCTGGTGCGAAAGCCGCTCGATGGAAAGTCGATGCATTTCGTCGTCGATGCCGTCACGGGCCAGCCGATTGCAAATGCCAATGTCGAGTTTTTCGGGTGGAAGCAGACCCCGGTCGACAAGAACCAGTCACGCTGGAAGTTGACCACAACGAATTTCTCCGAGTTTACGGACGGCAACGGACTGATCTCGCTCCCCTCGAAGCGAATGCCGAACGATCACCAATGGATGATCGTTGCCAGGACGAAAGAAGGGCGACTGGCCTACACCGGGTTCACGCACTCATGGTGGGGACAGAAGCATGATGAGGAGTACAACGCGAAACGCGTATACGCCATCACGGATCGGCCGGTCTACCGCCCGGAACAGACAGTGAAATTCAAGTTCTGGATTCAGACAAGCAAATATGATGTGGCTGACAAGGCAGAGTTCGCCAATCGTGAGTTCAAGGTCCTGATCAGTAATCCTCAAGGAGAAGAAGTCTTTCAGAAAGTCTTCACGACGGATCATTACGGCGGGCTCGAAGGGGAATTCCCGCTGCCGAAAGGTGCGATGCTGGGAACGTATCAGCTTGTTGTTCAGAACGAATTCAACCAGGGAGGTTCGTTCCGGGTCGAAGAATACAAGAAGCCAGAGTACGAAGTCAAAATTGATGCGCCGACGGAACCCATCGCACTTGGCGAAAAAATCACGGCGACGATCAAGGCAACGTACTTCTTCGGTGCTCCGGTCACCAAGGCGAAAGTCAAATACAAGGTTCAACGAGCTGCGCATGACAGCCATTGGTATCCCATCGCCAACTGGGACTGGCTCTATGGACGTGGATACTGGTGGTTCGCGTCGGACTACACCTGGTATCCGGGCTGGAATCGCTGGGGCTGCGTTCGACCCAAAGGATGGTGGATCGGTCACAACCCAGCTCCGCCCGAACTGATCACAGAACAAGAAGTAGAGATCGGCGAGGACGGAGAGGTCCGTGTCGAGATCGACACCTTGGCCGCGAAAGAAATTCACGGCGACGAAGATCACTCCTACACCATCACGGCAGAAGTGGTGGATGAGTCACGTCGGACGATCGTCGGGACTGGAAATGTTCTCGTCGCCCGTCAGCCATTCAAAGTCTTCACCTGGGTCGACCGAGGTCACTACCGTGTCGGTGATGACATCCACGCTTCGTTTCAGGCCCACACGCTTGATAATAAACCCGTGAAAGGGACAGGGGAGCTGACGCTCTTTCAGATTTCTTATGACGCGGATCAAAAGCCGGTCGAAACAGCGGTGCAAAGCTGGAAACTGGATACGAACGAACAAGGGCATGCCCAGCAACTGATCGCGGCAAGTAAAGCGGGACAATACCGTCTGTCGTACAAGCTGACCGATTCGAAACAGCATTCGATCGAGGGAGGATATGTTTTCGTCGTACGAGGCGACGGCTTCGACGGACGAGAGTTCCGCTTCAATGATCTGGAACTGATCACGGACAAGCAGGAATACGCACCTGGTGACACTGTCAATTTGATGGTCACGACGAACAATCCAGATGGATGCATCGTGTTGTTCATCCGCCCTTCGAATGGAGTCTACCTTCCACCAAAGGTGATTCGCCTGAAAGGCAAGACGACAGTCGAAGAAATCGCGGTGATTCAAAAGGACATGCCGAACTTCTTTCTGGAAGCGTTTACGGTCTCGAACGGCAAGTACCATCAGGAGACTCGCGAGGTCGTTGTTCCCCCGGAAAAGCGGATCATCAACGTCGAGGTGCAGCCCTCCGCGACGGAGTACCAGCCGGGTGCTGATGCACGGGTGCGGGTGAAACTGAAAGACCCGACCGGCGAGCCGTTCGTGGGATCCACTGTGCTCACCGTTTATGACAAGAGCGTCGAATACATTTCAGGTGGAAGCAACGTCCCTGAGATCAAAGAGTTCTTCTGGAAGTGGCGTCGTAACCATTTCCCGCAGGGCGACAACACCCTGGATCGCTCGTTCAGCAATCTGATAAAGACCGGCGATATTCCGATGAATGATCTCGGAGTCTTTGGCGGCCTCGACGCAGGAATATCGGGCGATCGCATCGTCTTCCTTTCAGCGGGCAGAGGGCGTGCAGCAGGCGGTCAGAAAATGATGGCAGCACCTGCCGGGGCCATGATGCGGGGAGCGATGCCCATGCCTGCCGCCATGGAGGCGGACTTCGCGTCAACAGGGTCCGTAGAGACGCCGGACGGAGCTGTTGAAGGTGCGATGCAGACTCCCACAATCCGTTCGAATTTCGCCGACACGGCGTTCTGGACGGGTTCGCTGACGACCGATCAGTCAGGTATGGCGGAAGTCAGCTTCAAGATGCCCGAAAGCCTGACCGGCTGGAAGGTGAAGACCTGGGCGATGGGACTGGGCACAAAGGTCGGACAAAGTGAAGTCGAAGTTACGACCAGAAAGAATCTGCTGGTCCGCCTGCAAGCTCCACGATTCTTCGTCGATAAAGACGAGGTCGTCATCAGTGCAAACGTTCATAGCTATCTGAAGTCTGCGAAGTCGGTGGAAGTCGCGTTGGTCATCGACGGCAAGTTTCTTTCGCTGATCGAATCAAATGAACCAAACGGCGGAGAAAATCGCACATGGCCATTGAAGCAGACGATCTCGCTCGAACCGGGAGGCGAGCAACGCGTCAACTGGCGCGTGAAAGTCGCGTCCGAAGGGGTGACTGAAATTACCGTCAGTGCTTTGACAGACGAAGAGTCTGACGCGATGAAGCTATCATTCCCGGTCTATATTCATGGCATGTTGAAGACCGAGTCGTTCAGTGGAGCAATTCGCCCGACGGATTCTGCGGGGCAGGTGACGTTCGTCGTTCCCGAAGCGAGGCGGCAAAATGAATCCAGGTTGGAGGCAAGGTTCTCACCGACTCTGGCAGGAGCGATGGTCGACGCACTTCCTTACCTCGTCGAGTACCCCTACGGGTGTACCGAGCAAACGTTAAATCGTTTCCTGCCGACGGTGATCACGCAACGACTGTTGCTGAAGATGCAACTGAATCTCAAGGACATTCAGGCCAAGCGGACCAATCTGAACGCTCAGGAAATCGGCGATGATGTCGAACGGGCAAAGGGCTGGAAACGCTTCGATCGAAACCCTGTCTTCGACGAAGAAGAGGTTCGATCGATGGTCAAGGAGGGACTCGAGCGACTGACATCGATGCAGGTGTCGGACGGTGGTTGGGGATGGTTCAGCGGCTACGGAGAACGCTCGTGGCCTCACACGACCGCCGTGGTGGTGCACGGTCTACAGGTCGCAAAGGCAAATGATGTCGCGATTGTCCCCGGCGTGCTGGAGCGGGGAATCGAATGGCTGACTCGCTACCAGACTGAGCAGGTCGAGAAACTCAAGAACTGGGGCAAGAAGGATGTTCCGCAAAAGCAGCATGCCGACGCTCTTGATGCGTTCATCTACATGCTGCTGCTGGAAGCAGATGTTTCCAATAGTGCGATGGATGAGTTTCTGTTCAGAGATCGAGTTCAACTGCCGGTCTACGCGAAGGCACTCTACGGTTTGGCCCTGCATCGACAGCAGCAGACAGACAAGCTGAAAGTGGTGCTCGAAAACATTGAGCAGTTTGTCGTCGAGGATGAGGAAAACCAGACCGCCTATCTGAAGCTGCCGCAGGAAGGGTGGTGGTACTGGTACGGAAACGACATTGAAGCGAATGCGTACTATCTGAAGTTGCTGTCGAAGACCAATCCGAACGACCGGCGTGCTTCGCGACTGGTGAAATACCTGCTCAACAATCGGAAGCACGCGACATACTGGAACAGTACTCGTGACACGGCCCTGTGTATTGAAGCCCTGGCCGAGTATCAGCAGGCCAGCGGAGAAGACAAGCCGAACCTCACTGTCGAAGTCTGGCTTGATGGTCAGAAGCAGAAGGAGGTCAAAATCGATGCCTCAAACCTCTTCACATTCGATAACAAGTTCGTGCTTGAGGGAGACGCTGTGACGACCGGAAAGCACACACTCGAACTCAAGAAGCAGGGAACCGGCCCACTTTACTACAACGTCTATCAGACCAATTTCACTCTGGAAGATTTCATCTCTCGAGCCGGTTTGGAAGTCAAAGTGGATCGCAAGTTCTATAAGCTGACTCGGGTCGAAAAGAAGGTCGACCAGCAGGGAGCCCGAGGCCAGGCCGTCAAGCAGCAGGTTGAAAAGTTCGAACGAACAGAACTTCCGAGTCTGAGTGAGCTGAAGAGCGGTGATCTGGTGGAAGTGGAACTCGAAATCGAAAGCAAGAATGATTACGAGTATCTCCTGTTCGAAGATCTGAAGGCCGCCGGGTTCGAACCTGTCGAAGTTCGAAGTGGCTACAACGGGAATTCGATGGGGGCCTTCGTTGAGTTCCGGGATGAACGAGTCACGTTCTTCGTCCGACAGCTGATGCGAGGTAATCATTCGCTCAGCTACCGATTGCGGGCCGAAACTCCCGGTCAGTTCAGCGCTCTTCCTGCAAAAGCAAGTGCCATGTATGCGCCCGAGCTGAAAGGGAACAGTGACGAGATGAAGGTGAAGATCATCGACTGA
- the dapF gene encoding diaminopimelate epimerase — protein MRFTKMHGAGNDYIYVDCFQEPIPEDIVSTAVAVSDRHTGIGGDGIVLICPSEVADARMRMFNADGSESEMCGNAIRCVAKFVYDRGISKKPELNIETLRGVLKMQLTPGSNGLVEQVRVNMGAPILESDRIPTLLPGDPPKNVDLDVGGKIISVTCVSMGNPHCVTFVDELNDDWVLRIGPMIERHPAFPRRVNAEFIQVISPTEFNMRVWERGSGETMACGTGACAAAVAGALTGRTERSVTAHLRGGDLKLEWSASGDVFMTGPATEVFSGEWKPHRA, from the coding sequence ATGCGATTTACAAAGATGCATGGGGCAGGAAACGACTACATTTATGTAGATTGTTTTCAGGAGCCCATCCCGGAAGATATCGTCTCAACAGCGGTTGCGGTAAGTGATCGACATACGGGAATCGGCGGTGACGGCATCGTCCTGATCTGCCCATCCGAAGTCGCTGACGCCCGCATGAGAATGTTCAATGCCGATGGCAGCGAATCTGAGATGTGTGGGAACGCCATTCGGTGCGTTGCCAAATTTGTTTACGATCGAGGGATCTCGAAGAAGCCTGAACTGAACATCGAAACGCTGCGTGGCGTATTGAAGATGCAACTCACGCCGGGATCCAATGGGCTCGTCGAGCAGGTTCGAGTCAATATGGGTGCCCCCATTCTCGAATCAGACCGTATCCCGACGTTACTACCGGGTGATCCACCGAAGAATGTCGATCTCGACGTCGGTGGCAAGATTATCTCTGTCACCTGCGTGTCGATGGGCAACCCCCACTGCGTCACATTTGTCGATGAACTGAATGACGATTGGGTGCTGCGCATCGGACCGATGATCGAACGGCATCCCGCTTTTCCTCGCCGGGTGAATGCCGAGTTCATTCAGGTGATTTCTCCCACGGAATTCAACATGCGAGTCTGGGAACGGGGCAGTGGCGAGACGATGGCGTGCGGGACCGGTGCCTGCGCGGCAGCGGTCGCCGGCGCACTGACCGGTCGAACAGAACGGTCGGTTACGGCGCATCTTCGCGGTGGAGATCTGAAGCTGGAATGGTCCGCAAGCGGTGACGTCTTTATGACGGGCCCGGCAACAGAAGTCTTCAGCGGCGAATGGAAACCACATCGCGCGTAA
- a CDS encoding alanine--glyoxylate aminotransferase family protein: MSTGIPAPVAPPRRILMGPGPSDIHPRVLLAMAAQTVGHLDPYFLRIMDETQGMLRQVFRTQNKLTLAVSGTGSAGMETVVANLIEPGDKMIVCVNGVFGGRMADVAARCGAVVIQLDRPFGDIFTTEEIEKAVKEHRPKVVGIVNAETSTGASQPVEDIARVCHENGALIAVDCVTSLGGQPVEVDAWQLDAVYSGTQKCLSCPPGLAPVTFSDRAVAAIDARKTKVQSWYLDMQMVKDYWGSNRAYHHTAPINMNYGLHEALRIVLEEGLEARFARHTRNHLALKAGINAMGLEYAVKEGQQLPMLNAVRIPEGADDATVRKQLLNEFGIEIGGGLGPMKGKTWRIGLMGSGSSAANVLVFLAALEKCLRDQGLKTPPGAGVAAANAAFRQS; the protein is encoded by the coding sequence ATGTCTACCGGCATTCCTGCTCCCGTCGCTCCCCCCCGTCGAATTCTCATGGGCCCTGGTCCGAGCGATATTCATCCTCGCGTGCTGCTGGCGATGGCCGCTCAAACGGTGGGCCACCTCGATCCGTACTTCCTCCGGATCATGGATGAAACCCAGGGGATGCTCCGACAGGTTTTCCGCACGCAGAACAAATTGACGCTTGCTGTCAGCGGAACGGGCAGTGCCGGGATGGAGACTGTCGTTGCCAACCTGATTGAACCGGGCGACAAGATGATCGTCTGCGTGAATGGTGTGTTCGGTGGTCGAATGGCCGATGTGGCAGCCCGGTGTGGCGCCGTCGTCATCCAGCTTGACCGCCCTTTTGGAGACATTTTCACGACGGAAGAGATTGAGAAGGCGGTCAAGGAACACCGTCCCAAAGTTGTGGGAATCGTCAACGCAGAAACGTCGACCGGTGCCTCTCAACCCGTCGAGGACATTGCACGCGTCTGTCACGAAAATGGAGCCCTGATTGCGGTCGACTGCGTGACTTCACTGGGCGGTCAGCCCGTTGAAGTTGATGCCTGGCAGCTGGACGCCGTCTACAGCGGTACGCAGAAATGTCTCAGTTGCCCGCCGGGGCTGGCACCCGTCACATTCAGCGATCGTGCCGTCGCCGCCATCGACGCGCGTAAGACGAAAGTCCAGAGCTGGTATCTGGACATGCAGATGGTGAAGGATTACTGGGGAAGTAATCGTGCCTACCATCACACGGCGCCGATCAACATGAACTATGGCTTGCACGAAGCGCTGCGAATCGTTCTTGAGGAAGGCTTGGAAGCTCGATTCGCACGGCACACGCGGAACCATCTCGCGCTAAAGGCAGGCATCAATGCCATGGGGCTTGAGTATGCGGTGAAGGAAGGGCAGCAGCTGCCCATGTTGAACGCAGTTCGAATTCCTGAAGGAGCTGATGACGCTACGGTACGAAAACAACTCCTCAATGAATTCGGCATCGAAATCGGGGGGGGACTCGGACCGATGAAGGGAAAAACCTGGCGCATCGGGTTGATGGGTTCAGGTTCCAGCGCTGCAAACGTCCTTGTTTTCCTTGCGGCACTGGAAAAGTGTTTGCGGGATCAAGGATTGAAAACACCTCCTGGAGCGGGTGTCGCTGCCGCCAACGCCGCATTCCGTCAGTCCTGA
- a CDS encoding N-acetyltransferase family protein → MEENLGDQVHIRIRVAVAEDCDVISEFNKRLAHETENKSLSHDQITRGVRTLLENPQHGRYFVAQIGGEIIGQLMHTREWSDWRNGEIWWLQSVYVLPEFRRRGVFRRLFQYLEELARQTPGVIGLRLYAEEHNAAALNVYATLGLTHAGYVVLERFFERNG, encoded by the coding sequence ATGGAAGAGAATTTGGGCGATCAGGTTCACATCCGTATTCGCGTCGCTGTCGCCGAGGACTGCGACGTCATCTCGGAATTCAATAAGCGGCTCGCTCACGAAACCGAAAACAAGTCGCTGTCACACGACCAGATCACAAGGGGGGTACGAACTCTGCTCGAAAACCCCCAGCATGGGCGCTATTTTGTCGCCCAGATCGGGGGTGAAATCATCGGACAGTTGATGCACACGCGGGAGTGGAGTGACTGGAGGAACGGTGAGATCTGGTGGCTGCAAAGCGTCTATGTGCTGCCGGAGTTTCGGAGGCGCGGCGTTTTTCGACGTCTTTTCCAGTATCTGGAGGAACTTGCACGACAGACTCCGGGGGTCATTGGACTTCGGCTTTACGCAGAAGAGCACAACGCAGCGGCACTGAACGTCTACGCGACTCTTGGACTGACACACGCGGGCTATGTGGTGCTGGAGCGTTTTTTCGAACGGAACGGATGA